One region of Triticum aestivum cultivar Chinese Spring chromosome 6B, IWGSC CS RefSeq v2.1, whole genome shotgun sequence genomic DNA includes:
- the LOC123137745 gene encoding uncharacterized protein isoform X3, whose product MLHMRRIGGTPNQSEGGWAEQPDGAAMGASGEHVTCICHCWRTLPALETAVLFRRALTNQSTYEVARWKGLFYLSLP is encoded by the exons ATGCTGCACATGAGGAGGATTGGAGGAACACCCAATCAATCGGAGGGCGGGTGGGCTGAGCAGCCGGACGGCGCTGCCATGGGGGCAAGCGGTGAGCACGTGACATGTATCTGCCACTGCTGGCGAACGCTCCCGGCGCTGGAGACGGCCGTTCTTTTCCGCAG AGCTCTCACAAATCAGTCAACCTACGAAGTGGCCAGATGGAAGGGGCTATTCTACTTGAG CTTACCTTGA
- the LOC123137745 gene encoding uncharacterized protein isoform X1, whose product MLHMRRIGGTPNQSEGGWAEQPDGAAMGASGEHVTCICHCWRTLPALETAVLFRRALTNQSTYEVARWKGLFYLRGEKHDGRLCQAHCAEALDEAQNVPCRTAGRHGVRFAVS is encoded by the exons ATGCTGCACATGAGGAGGATTGGAGGAACACCCAATCAATCGGAGGGCGGGTGGGCTGAGCAGCCGGACGGCGCTGCCATGGGGGCAAGCGGTGAGCACGTGACATGTATCTGCCACTGCTGGCGAACGCTCCCGGCGCTGGAGACGGCCGTTCTTTTCCGCAG AGCTCTCACAAATCAGTCAACCTACGAAGTGGCCAGATGGAAGGGGCTATTCTACTTGAG GGGAGAAAAGCATGACGGCCGTCTTTGTCAGGCTCACTGTGCAGAAGCTCTTGATGAAGCACAAAACGTCCCATGTCGAACCGCGGGCCGACATGGTGTGAGATTTGCAGTTAGCTGA
- the LOC123137745 gene encoding uncharacterized protein isoform X2 has protein sequence MLHMRRIGGTPNQSEGGWAEQPDGAAMGASGEHVTCICHCWRTLPALETAVLFRRALTNQSTYEVARWKGLFYLRVILDKAHPFSKCIYRNICDFCLTME, from the exons ATGCTGCACATGAGGAGGATTGGAGGAACACCCAATCAATCGGAGGGCGGGTGGGCTGAGCAGCCGGACGGCGCTGCCATGGGGGCAAGCGGTGAGCACGTGACATGTATCTGCCACTGCTGGCGAACGCTCCCGGCGCTGGAGACGGCCGTTCTTTTCCGCAG AGCTCTCACAAATCAGTCAACCTACGAAGTGGCCAGATGGAAGGGGCTATTCTACTTGAG GGTAATTCTGGACAAAGCTCATCCATTCAGTAAATGCATATATAGAAACATCTGTGACTTCTGCCTCACTATGGAATGA